A section of the Pseudomonas fluorescens genome encodes:
- a CDS encoding LTA synthase family protein — MGFIKTAPMRYLLLVTGAWLVIFLLTRSVLLVTHLDEVSGNLLPVFGVGLLYDLGFLAYAALPLGLYLLLCPPALWRRRGHRWFLQGVLTISLFAMLFTSVAEWLFWDEFGVRFNFIAVDYLVYSDEVLNNLLESYPIGKLLSLLAVLAIVLSLALRKLFNAALDAPLPDRRGRLLNALGLLVVGGLSLQLINQDSPRTQGGNAYNNELASNGPYQFFAAFRNNELDYSQFYKSLPTDIVASQLRAELSEPNARFIGTDPLDIRRAIDNPGTVRKPNIVLVTIESFSAKYMGSNGDERNLTPNLDELRKHSLYFNNFYATGTRTDRGLEAITLAIPPTPGRSIVKRIGRESGFASLGQQLSAVGYDSVFVYGGRGYFDNMNAFFSGNGYRVVDQSSVAESEISFKNAWGMADEDLFKQTLKLADADYAKQQPFLLQLMTTSNHRPYTYPDGRIDIKSGNGRDGAVKYTDYAIGQFLQAARQKPWFDNTIFVFVADHTAGSAGKEDLPITNYQIPLFIYAPKLIEARESAQLASQIDLAPTLLGLLNLSYESTFFGRNLLQDNPLPPRVVVGNYQHLGLFDGTNLAILSPRQGLRRHDQALGASQESRVDSNDPLIQRAITYYQSASYGFKQHLLNWKQNKD, encoded by the coding sequence ATGGGCTTTATCAAAACTGCGCCAATGCGCTACCTGCTACTGGTGACCGGCGCTTGGCTGGTCATTTTTTTGCTGACCCGCAGCGTGCTGCTCGTTACCCACCTGGATGAAGTCAGCGGCAATCTGCTGCCGGTATTCGGCGTGGGCCTGCTCTACGACCTGGGGTTCCTGGCCTATGCCGCACTGCCCCTGGGCCTGTATCTGCTGCTATGCCCGCCCGCTTTATGGCGCCGGCGCGGCCATCGCTGGTTCCTGCAAGGCGTACTGACCATCAGCCTGTTCGCCATGCTGTTCACGTCCGTGGCCGAGTGGTTGTTCTGGGATGAATTCGGAGTGCGCTTCAACTTTATCGCCGTCGATTACCTGGTGTATTCCGATGAGGTACTGAACAACCTGCTGGAGTCCTACCCCATCGGCAAACTGTTGAGCCTGCTGGCGGTACTGGCAATTGTCTTGAGCCTGGCCTTGCGCAAACTGTTCAACGCAGCACTCGACGCCCCCCTGCCAGACAGGCGTGGGCGCTTGCTCAATGCCTTGGGGTTGCTGGTGGTTGGCGGCCTGAGCCTGCAATTGATCAACCAGGACAGCCCGCGCACCCAGGGTGGCAACGCCTATAACAATGAACTGGCCAGCAATGGCCCGTACCAATTCTTCGCGGCGTTCCGCAACAATGAACTGGACTACAGCCAGTTCTACAAAAGCCTGCCCACCGACATTGTCGCCAGCCAGTTACGCGCTGAACTCAGTGAACCCAATGCCCGTTTTATCGGCACTGATCCACTGGATATTCGCCGCGCCATCGACAACCCCGGCACCGTGCGCAAACCCAATATCGTGCTGGTGACCATCGAAAGCTTCAGCGCCAAATACATGGGCAGCAACGGTGATGAGCGCAACCTGACCCCCAACCTTGATGAGTTGCGTAAACACAGCCTGTACTTCAACAATTTCTACGCCACCGGAACCCGCACCGACCGTGGCCTGGAAGCCATTACCCTGGCCATCCCGCCAACTCCGGGGCGCTCCATCGTCAAGCGGATCGGCCGGGAAAGCGGCTTTGCCAGCCTGGGCCAACAACTCAGCGCAGTCGGCTATGACAGCGTGTTCGTGTATGGCGGCCGCGGCTACTTCGACAATATGAATGCGTTTTTCAGCGGCAATGGTTACCGGGTAGTCGATCAGAGCAGCGTCGCCGAGTCCGAAATAAGCTTTAAAAATGCCTGGGGCATGGCCGATGAAGACCTCTTCAAGCAAACCCTGAAGCTGGCGGATGCCGACTATGCCAAGCAGCAACCGTTCCTGCTGCAGCTGATGACCACCTCCAACCATCGTCCCTACACCTACCCGGACGGCAGGATTGATATCAAGTCCGGCAATGGGCGAGACGGCGCGGTGAAATACACTGATTACGCCATCGGCCAATTCCTGCAGGCCGCGCGCCAAAAACCGTGGTTCGACAATACGATCTTCGTGTTTGTCGCCGACCACACCGCCGGCAGTGCAGGCAAGGAAGACTTGCCGATCACCAACTACCAGATTCCACTGTTTATCTATGCGCCGAAGTTGATAGAAGCCCGTGAAAGCGCGCAACTGGCCAGCCAGATCGACCTTGCCCCAACACTTCTGGGCCTGTTGAACCTGAGCTATGAATCGACGTTTTTCGGACGCAACCTGCTGCAAGACAACCCGCTCCCCCCTCGCGTGGTGGTCGGGAACTATCAGCACCTGGGTTTGTTTGACGGTACCAACCTGGCAATCCTCAGTCCCCGCCAAGGCCTTCGCCGTCATGACCAGGCGCTGGGCGCAAGCCAGGAGTCCCGGGTCGACAGCAATGACCCGCTGATCCAACGCGCGATCACTTACTATCAGTCGGCCAGTTATGGCTTCAAGCAACACCTGCTGAACTGGAAGCAAAACAAGGACTAG
- the groL gene encoding chaperonin GroEL (60 kDa chaperone family; promotes refolding of misfolded polypeptides especially under stressful conditions; forms two stacked rings of heptamers to form a barrel-shaped 14mer; ends can be capped by GroES; misfolded proteins enter the barrel where they are refolded when GroES binds), which translates to MAAKEVKFGDSARKKMLTGVNILADAVKATLGPKGRNVIIEKSFGAPTITKDGVSVAKEIELEDRFENMGAQLVKDVASRANDDAGDGTTTATVLAQSIVNEGLKAVAAGMNPMDLKRGIDKATIAIVKELKNLSKPCADTKAIAQVGTISANSDSSIGDIIAEAMEKVGKEGVITVEEGTGLENELSVVEGMQFDRGYLSPYFVNKPETMVAELDSPLILLVDKKISNIREMLPVLEAVAKAGRPLLIVSEDVEGEALATLVVNNMRGIVKVAAVKAPGFGDRRKAMLQDIAVLTGGTVISEEIGLSLESATLENLGSAKRVTISKENTIIVDGAGVEQDIQARITQIRAQVAETSSDYDREKLQERLAKLSGGVAVIKVGAGSEVEMKEKKARVEDALHATRAAVEEGVVPGGGVALIRALEALTELTGDNADQNVGIAVLRRAVEAPMRQIAANSGDEPSVVVNAVKNGKGNFGYNAATSEYGDMIEMGILDPTKVTRSALQAAASIAGLLLTTDVAIADAPKKEGSAGGGMPDMGGMGGMGGMM; encoded by the coding sequence ATGGCTGCTAAAGAAGTTAAATTCGGCGATTCCGCCCGTAAGAAAATGCTCACCGGTGTCAACATCCTGGCTGACGCAGTAAAAGCGACCCTGGGCCCGAAAGGCCGTAACGTGATCATCGAGAAGAGCTTCGGCGCTCCGACCATCACCAAGGACGGCGTTTCCGTCGCCAAAGAAATCGAACTGGAAGACCGTTTCGAAAACATGGGCGCGCAGCTGGTCAAAGACGTTGCCTCCCGTGCCAACGATGACGCAGGCGACGGTACTACCACCGCCACCGTACTGGCTCAGTCGATCGTCAACGAAGGCCTGAAAGCCGTCGCTGCCGGCATGAACCCGATGGACCTCAAGCGCGGTATCGACAAGGCGACCATCGCCATCGTCAAAGAGCTGAAGAACCTGTCCAAGCCGTGCGCTGACACCAAGGCGATCGCTCAGGTAGGTACCATCTCTGCCAACTCCGACAGCTCCATCGGCGACATCATTGCCGAAGCGATGGAAAAAGTCGGCAAAGAAGGCGTGATCACCGTTGAAGAAGGCACTGGCCTGGAAAACGAACTGTCGGTTGTAGAAGGCATGCAGTTTGACCGTGGCTACCTGTCCCCATACTTCGTCAACAAGCCAGAAACCATGGTTGCCGAGCTGGACAGCCCGCTGATCCTGCTGGTCGACAAAAAGATCTCGAACATCCGCGAAATGCTGCCAGTGCTGGAAGCCGTTGCCAAAGCCGGCCGCCCACTGCTGATCGTTTCCGAAGACGTTGAAGGCGAAGCCCTGGCGACTCTGGTTGTGAACAACATGCGCGGTATCGTTAAAGTCGCAGCCGTCAAGGCTCCGGGTTTCGGCGATCGTCGCAAGGCCATGCTGCAGGACATCGCCGTATTGACCGGCGGTACCGTTATCTCCGAAGAGATCGGCCTGAGCCTGGAAAGCGCCACCCTGGAAAACCTGGGTAGCGCCAAGCGCGTGACCATCTCCAAGGAAAACACCATCATCGTTGACGGTGCTGGCGTTGAGCAGGACATCCAGGCTCGCATCACCCAGATCCGTGCCCAGGTTGCTGAAACCTCCTCGGACTACGACCGTGAAAAACTGCAAGAGCGCCTGGCCAAGCTGTCTGGCGGCGTTGCAGTGATCAAGGTTGGCGCTGGCTCCGAAGTTGAAATGAAAGAGAAGAAGGCCCGCGTTGAAGACGCCCTGCACGCAACCCGTGCAGCCGTTGAAGAAGGCGTGGTACCTGGCGGTGGCGTTGCGCTGATCCGTGCTCTGGAAGCCCTGACCGAACTGACCGGCGACAACGCCGACCAGAACGTTGGTATCGCTGTACTGCGTCGCGCTGTTGAAGCACCGATGCGTCAGATTGCTGCCAACAGCGGCGACGAGCCAAGCGTTGTGGTTAACGCTGTCAAGAACGGTAAAGGCAACTTCGGTTACAACGCTGCTACCAGCGAGTACGGCGACATGATCGAAATGGGCATCCTGGACCCAACCAAGGTGACTCGTTCGGCATTGCAAGCCGCCGCTTCGATCGCTGGTCTGCTGCTGACCACCGATGTTGCGATTGCCGATGCACCGAAGAAAGAAGGCTCGGCTGGCGGCGGTATGCCAGACATGGGCGGCATGGGTGGCATGGGCGGCATGATGTAA
- a CDS encoding co-chaperone GroES, with product MSKLRPLHDRVVIRRSEEEKKTAGGIVLPGSAAEKANHGVIVAAGPGKTLENGEVRALAVKVGDKVVFGPYSGSNTVKVDGEDLLVMAENEILAVLEG from the coding sequence ATGAGCAAGCTTCGTCCTCTGCACGACCGCGTCGTTATCCGTCGCAGCGAAGAAGAAAAGAAAACCGCTGGCGGTATTGTTCTGCCAGGTTCGGCTGCTGAAAAAGCCAACCACGGTGTGATCGTCGCTGCTGGCCCAGGCAAGACTCTGGAAAACGGTGAAGTGCGTGCGCTGGCCGTCAAAGTCGGTGACAAGGTTGTATTCGGCCCTTACTCCGGCAGCAACACTGTGAAAGTCGACGGCGAAGACCTGCTGGTCATGGCTGAGAACGAGATTCTCGCTGTACTGGAAGGCTGA
- a CDS encoding FxsA family protein, with protein sequence MRPFLLLFLLFPVLELFVFVKVSGAIGFFPALLLIILGSMLGVFVLRIAGLATALRARESLNRGELPAQTMLEGLMMALAGGLLIVPGFVSDVLGLILLLPFTRRLLAGKMRQRAEEAAIRQRAFADDLQPRGGPAPRQPLGREGDVIEGEFEHRDSK encoded by the coding sequence ATGCGCCCTTTTTTGTTGCTCTTTCTGCTGTTTCCGGTGCTGGAGCTGTTCGTATTCGTCAAGGTCAGCGGGGCTATCGGGTTTTTCCCGGCGCTGCTGCTGATCATTCTCGGCTCGATGCTCGGCGTGTTCGTGCTGCGCATCGCGGGCCTGGCCACGGCACTGCGTGCCCGTGAAAGCCTGAATCGCGGTGAGTTGCCGGCCCAGACCATGCTCGAAGGCCTGATGATGGCCTTGGCCGGTGGCCTGCTGATCGTGCCGGGTTTTGTCAGCGATGTGCTGGGCTTGATCCTGCTGCTGCCATTCACTCGTCGCTTGCTGGCGGGCAAGATGCGCCAGCGTGCCGAAGAGGCGGCGATCCGCCAGCGCGCCTTTGCCGATGACCTGCAACCCCGTGGCGGGCCGGCGCCTCGCCAGCCCCTTGGGCGTGAAGGTGATGTGATCGAAGGCGAGTTCGAGCACCGCGACTCCAAGTGA
- a CDS encoding HugZ family protein, whose product MSVHVAKNARELLLKEYRGALATHSKAMPGFPFGSVVPYCLDAEGRPLILISRIAQHTHNLQKNPKCSLLVGEREADDVQAVGRLTYLGEAEKLEGEADIAAAAERYYRYFPDSANYHKAHDFDFWVLKPVRHRYIGGFGAIHWVDQLTLANPFAGKAELSMIEHMNSDHTKAIAHYVELAGLPTFEPAQLAGIDSEGMHLRIGQGLHWLPFADACNTPTQVREALVFLAHAEAWPKKATPHA is encoded by the coding sequence TTGAGCGTCCATGTAGCCAAGAATGCCCGAGAACTACTGCTCAAGGAATACCGTGGGGCACTCGCCACCCACTCCAAGGCCATGCCCGGTTTTCCCTTTGGTTCGGTGGTGCCTTACTGCCTGGACGCAGAGGGGCGGCCGCTGATCCTGATCAGCCGTATCGCCCAGCACACCCATAACCTGCAGAAAAATCCCAAGTGTTCACTGCTGGTAGGCGAGCGTGAGGCTGATGATGTCCAGGCGGTCGGGCGCCTTACCTATCTTGGCGAAGCCGAAAAACTCGAAGGCGAGGCGGACATTGCCGCCGCCGCCGAGCGTTACTACCGGTACTTCCCGGATTCAGCGAACTATCACAAGGCCCACGATTTCGATTTCTGGGTCCTCAAGCCGGTGCGTCATCGCTATATCGGCGGTTTCGGCGCGATCCACTGGGTCGATCAACTGACCCTGGCCAACCCGTTCGCCGGCAAGGCCGAACTGAGCATGATCGAACACATGAACAGCGATCACACCAAGGCCATTGCCCACTATGTCGAACTGGCCGGTTTGCCGACCTTCGAACCGGCACAATTGGCCGGTATCGATAGTGAAGGCATGCACCTGCGTATCGGCCAGGGCCTGCACTGGTTGCCCTTTGCGGATGCCTGCAACACTCCGACACAAGTGCGGGAGGCCCTGGTTTTCCTGGCTCATGCCGAGGCCTGGCCGAAAAAAGCGACCCCACACGCTTGA
- a CDS encoding SDR family oxidoreductase, whose protein sequence is MHLNDKVIIITGGCQGLGRSMAEYFASKGARLALVDLNQEKLDAAVAACQSHGVTARSYLCNVADEEQVTHTVAQIADDFGAIHGLINNAGILRDGLLLKIKDGEMTKMSLAQWQAVIDVNLTGVFLCTREVAAKMVELENQGAIINISSISRAGNVGQTNYSAAKAGVAAATVTWAKELARHGIRVAGIAPGFIETEMTLGMKPEALEKMTSGIPLKRMGRPEEIAHSAAYIFENDYYTGRILELDGGLRL, encoded by the coding sequence ATGCATCTCAACGACAAAGTAATCATTATCACCGGCGGTTGCCAGGGTTTGGGCCGCTCCATGGCCGAGTATTTTGCGAGCAAAGGTGCCCGCCTGGCGCTGGTGGACCTCAACCAGGAAAAGCTCGATGCGGCCGTAGCGGCATGCCAGTCCCATGGCGTCACCGCGCGCAGCTATCTGTGCAACGTGGCGGACGAGGAACAGGTGACCCATACCGTGGCGCAGATCGCCGATGATTTTGGCGCGATCCACGGCTTGATCAACAATGCCGGAATCCTGCGCGATGGTTTGCTGCTCAAGATCAAGGACGGTGAGATGACCAAGATGAGCCTGGCCCAGTGGCAGGCGGTGATCGACGTCAATCTGACTGGCGTATTCCTCTGCACCCGCGAAGTGGCGGCAAAGATGGTGGAGCTGGAAAACCAGGGTGCCATTATCAACATCTCGTCGATTTCCCGTGCCGGCAACGTTGGCCAGACCAACTATTCGGCGGCCAAGGCCGGTGTGGCGGCGGCGACGGTGACCTGGGCCAAGGAACTGGCACGCCATGGCATCCGCGTGGCGGGCATTGCGCCGGGCTTTATCGAGACCGAGATGACGCTGGGCATGAAGCCCGAGGCGCTGGAGAAGATGACGTCGGGGATCCCCCTCAAGCGTATGGGCCGACCGGAAGAGATCGCCCACTCGGCGGCATACATCTTCGAGAACGACTACTACACCGGGCGCATCCTGGAACTGGATGGCGGCTTGCGCCTTTAA